Proteins encoded within one genomic window of Companilactobacillus zhachilii:
- a CDS encoding Cna B-type domain-containing protein, whose protein sequence is MTSNDYPAIQVQLYQNDKAKNDGKDEPVGKPITLNSANDWTDTFKINEPTDSRDNPDQTTKLPVYDSDGNKITYHAEEVASSIPSGYSSNPEYSTNADGTKVTITNKQADTNNPADDTTNLNVTKIWHDDNNKDNLRPDQVTVHLFKNGIEIDKADLNKIIVGHTTSPD, encoded by the coding sequence ATCACATCAAATGATTATCCTGCAATTCAAGTTCAGCTCTACCAAAATGATAAGGCTAAAAACGATGGTAAGGACGAACCTGTAGGTAAACCAATTACCCTAAATAGTGCTAACGATTGGACAGATACGTTCAAAATTAATGAACCAACCGATTCAAGGGATAACCCAGATCAAACTACAAAACTTCCAGTATATGACAGTGATGGTAATAAAATAACTTACCACGCAGAAGAGGTAGCCAGCTCTATTCCAAGCGGATACAGTTCAAATCCAGAATATTCCACAAACGCCGATGGTACTAAAGTAACCATCACGAATAAACAAGCTGATACTAATAACCCAGCAGATGATACAACCAACCTAAACGTCACAAAAATTTGGCACGACGATAATAACAAGGATAATCTTCGTCCTGATCAAGTAACTGTGCATTTATTCAAAAATGGTATTGAAATTGATAAAGCTGA